One Streptomyces sp. NBC_00223 genomic window carries:
- a CDS encoding AAA family ATPase: protein MDSQSDDGRSGPADEPEAPRWWVFRDSGAPPGPEGPEPELPPPPPWRAFGGGAAGEPLEPPVDGTAPDGARRLGAAHGRTLDRSVVEIVNAAVHLRRPLLVTGSPGTGKSSLAHQIAAELRLGPVLWWPVVSRTTLRDGLYDYDAIGRVQDAPGGGPDAPVGPLPDVGAYLTLGPLGTALLPWRRPRVLLIDELDKSDIDLPNDLLHVFEEGEFRIRELERVAGRQPEVPVLTADHGEPVTVAKGHVRCREFPIVVITSNGEREFPPAFRRRCLEVRMPDPGPERLAAMVEAHFGRRDEQTAELIRSFLVRGRDGGTLAADRLLNTVHMLSNREAMPDRESWDRLCDALWHSAAQDPSA, encoded by the coding sequence ATGGACAGTCAGTCGGATGACGGGCGGTCCGGCCCGGCCGATGAGCCGGAAGCCCCCCGTTGGTGGGTCTTCCGCGACAGCGGGGCGCCGCCGGGGCCGGAGGGGCCCGAGCCGGAACTGCCGCCTCCGCCGCCGTGGCGGGCCTTCGGCGGCGGCGCGGCCGGTGAGCCGTTGGAGCCGCCGGTGGACGGTACGGCCCCGGACGGCGCACGGCGGCTCGGAGCCGCACACGGGCGGACGCTGGACCGTTCGGTCGTCGAGATCGTCAACGCGGCCGTCCATCTGCGCCGGCCGCTGCTGGTGACCGGTTCCCCCGGCACCGGGAAGTCCAGCCTCGCCCACCAGATCGCGGCGGAACTGCGGCTGGGCCCGGTGCTGTGGTGGCCGGTGGTCAGCCGTACGACCCTGCGGGACGGCCTCTACGACTACGACGCCATCGGCAGGGTGCAGGACGCGCCCGGCGGCGGCCCCGACGCGCCGGTCGGCCCGCTCCCGGACGTGGGGGCGTATCTGACGCTGGGTCCGCTGGGTACGGCGCTGCTGCCCTGGCGGCGGCCCCGGGTCCTGCTCATCGACGAACTCGACAAGAGCGACATCGACCTCCCGAACGACCTTCTGCACGTCTTCGAGGAGGGCGAGTTCCGGATCCGCGAACTCGAACGGGTGGCGGGCCGGCAGCCCGAGGTGCCGGTCCTGACGGCCGACCACGGCGAGCCGGTCACGGTCGCCAAGGGGCATGTGCGCTGCCGCGAGTTCCCGATCGTCGTGATCACCAGCAACGGCGAGCGGGAGTTCCCGCCCGCGTTCCGGCGCCGCTGCCTTGAGGTGCGGATGCCCGATCCGGGGCCGGAGCGGCTGGCGGCCATGGTGGAGGCCCACTTCGGCCGCCGCGACGAGCAGACCGCCGAGCTGATCAGGTCGTTCCTGGTCCGCGGCAGGGACGGCGGGACGCTCGCGGCCGACCGGCTGCTCAACACCGTGCACATGCTGTCCAACCGCGAGGCCATGCCGGACCGGGAGTCCTGGGACCGGCTGTGCGACGCGCTGTGGCACTCCGCGGCCCAGGACCCGTCGGCATGA
- the fxsT gene encoding FxSxx-COOH system tetratricopeptide repeat protein, with amino-acid sequence MSAGARHHEPPGDPTAREWAEALLLRRRMGADAADPPDADPPDVGRPDAAPERPTPAPDDSGQPTPVPADDRPPAAREPADVPSQPPARVAAGTPDAGARTPPARRDPATVRAGTAEVPTDHPGLRDTLALGRALRPFNRRWYHPHERAFDEEATAVRSVELGRWDPVMHQVPGHWLDVALVVEHSASMLLWRGVGRSLAELLDRQGAFRDVRVWRLDTWGSKEAVLYSEQGTAVHDPAELLHPEHRRLVLVLSDCVADSWAGGAVPRMLRTWARHQPVAVLNPLPSRLWNDTESVPVDVGLRAGAGGLPNARLDMRGGPPYTGTGAGEGPVPVPVLEIDPEWLTGWARMVAGASAGWTPASVLLVDHDGLRMPWPAERREQTAPGTPAELVRRFLTGASPAAQRLATRLAMVPLTLRVMQAERTSLLPDAGLLPLAEIMLGGLLEQVGPAPGPASGDRKGERGPVFEFVDGVRAHLLGGLGRTEIFRALPVASAVAAKVLGVRDDLAGRLLSAPDEVHSAGLSSPERRLIGAMQPALAALGSAYTHMAERARSVARAEDTGDRQRVVPARPEHAADTDLLDPAATEADPVTAGGTDTSPERTPAMDGAAPRQLSPETAGPDADTAEPGPEPVGTDTGRSGPGAGPDSGSPAGPGSSVPPPSAPGDLPEPGRVPRPGAYFTGREEELSRLRAALKEGVRAALLPQALYGLGGVGKTQLALEYVRRYAGDYELVWWVQAEQPAVIRGSLAALAPRLGIPNADARTAVDQVIAALESGRPVKRWLLVFDNAGSPEEVERYLPYMAGVPDGLGHVIVTSRNSGWADSVPSLRVDVFPRGESVEFLRRRAPGISDTEAARMALALGDLPLALEQAAAMKVKSGLTVDEYLDLLETQGARVRRENASTAPGTQSVAAVWKVSMRDLQERNPGALELLRLLAFFGPDPVQQSFLHDARLLGFPEPLASLLRDRIARSRAIAETGRYSLLTTDVGTVQLHRLLRSVLQDELTAEEAAEMRFRVHQALVAHDPGDPQAAGNWEKYQDLLPHIRPSGMLESDDQEARWTVLNVARYLFAKGDFQSNIELCQEIVRTWTARLGEDHLQTLGANRRLAAALWAQGSYEEARALNRTTLDRLRRTVGEDHEESLALAGLVAADLRVTGEFRESLELDRNVFEHSVRLYGRDDPASLTSGHNYSVSLRMNGRFAEAYELDRKTNEIYLRSLGPASQLTLLAVNNVARDLRELGRFTESVELQEGTVALYRQFYGDTHPHTLRAIKNLSVSCRKAGDRERGLELEREALANYRAVLGEDHMDTLAARANIANDLRLTGDPDGAREAGADALRAYRSVLGPTHPFTYIAAVNQAAALRASGEFLEAKRLDEETVAGLVGSLWDEHVWVQIARINLATGLSASGDPAAAAVLGRRAAEVLEAQYGNSHPHTLAALRNLALDLEETGDQEGSEDLLMKVRRRYRTTLGDQHPETRNALAGLRAECDLEPPPI; translated from the coding sequence ATGAGCGCCGGCGCGCGCCACCACGAGCCGCCGGGCGACCCGACAGCGCGGGAGTGGGCGGAGGCGTTACTGCTGCGCCGGCGGATGGGCGCGGACGCCGCCGACCCGCCGGACGCCGACCCGCCCGACGTCGGCCGGCCGGACGCCGCTCCGGAGCGGCCGACGCCCGCGCCCGACGACTCCGGACAGCCGACGCCCGTACCCGCCGACGACCGGCCGCCCGCCGCCCGCGAACCGGCCGACGTACCCTCCCAGCCACCGGCCCGGGTGGCCGCCGGGACGCCGGACGCGGGCGCGCGGACGCCGCCCGCCCGCCGGGACCCGGCCACCGTCAGGGCCGGCACCGCCGAAGTCCCCACGGACCACCCGGGGTTACGGGACACCCTCGCGCTGGGCCGGGCGCTGCGGCCGTTCAACCGCCGCTGGTATCACCCCCACGAGCGCGCCTTCGACGAGGAGGCCACGGCCGTCCGCTCGGTGGAACTGGGCCGCTGGGACCCGGTGATGCACCAGGTCCCCGGTCACTGGCTCGATGTCGCCCTGGTGGTGGAGCACAGCGCCTCCATGCTGCTGTGGCGCGGCGTGGGCCGTTCCCTGGCCGAACTCCTGGACCGGCAGGGCGCCTTCCGCGACGTACGGGTGTGGCGGCTGGACACCTGGGGGTCGAAGGAAGCCGTCCTGTACTCCGAGCAGGGCACCGCCGTGCACGACCCGGCGGAGCTGCTGCACCCCGAACACCGGCGGCTGGTGCTGGTGCTGAGCGACTGCGTCGCCGACTCCTGGGCCGGCGGAGCCGTTCCCCGGATGCTGCGCACCTGGGCCAGGCACCAGCCGGTCGCCGTGCTCAACCCGCTGCCCAGCCGGCTGTGGAACGACACCGAGAGCGTCCCGGTGGACGTGGGGCTGCGCGCCGGGGCCGGCGGACTGCCCAACGCGCGGCTCGACATGCGCGGCGGCCCCCCGTACACCGGTACGGGCGCGGGCGAAGGACCCGTACCCGTCCCCGTCCTGGAGATCGACCCCGAGTGGCTGACCGGCTGGGCCCGGATGGTGGCCGGCGCGTCGGCCGGGTGGACGCCCGCCTCGGTCCTGCTCGTCGACCACGACGGGCTGCGGATGCCCTGGCCGGCCGAGCGCCGTGAGCAGACCGCGCCGGGTACGCCCGCGGAGCTGGTGCGGCGGTTCCTCACGGGTGCCTCGCCCGCCGCACAGCGGCTGGCCACCCGGCTCGCCATGGTGCCGCTCACCCTCCGGGTGATGCAGGCCGAGCGGACGAGTCTGCTGCCCGACGCCGGACTCCTGCCGCTCGCCGAGATCATGCTGGGCGGCCTGCTGGAGCAGGTCGGCCCCGCGCCGGGTCCCGCCTCGGGCGACCGGAAGGGCGAGCGCGGACCGGTCTTCGAGTTCGTCGACGGCGTACGCGCCCATCTGCTCGGCGGGCTCGGCCGCACCGAGATATTCCGCGCGCTGCCGGTCGCCTCCGCCGTCGCCGCGAAGGTGCTCGGCGTGCGGGACGACCTGGCCGGCCGGCTGCTGAGCGCGCCGGACGAGGTGCACAGCGCGGGCCTGTCGTCGCCGGAACGCCGTCTGATCGGCGCCATGCAGCCCGCGCTCGCCGCCCTCGGTTCGGCGTACACCCATATGGCCGAGCGTGCCCGGAGCGTGGCACGGGCAGAGGACACTGGGGACCGGCAACGGGTCGTCCCCGCCCGGCCGGAACACGCCGCCGACACCGACCTGTTGGACCCGGCCGCCACGGAAGCGGACCCCGTGACCGCGGGCGGCACGGACACCTCCCCGGAGAGGACACCCGCCATGGACGGCGCCGCCCCCCGTCAGCTCTCGCCGGAGACCGCCGGCCCCGACGCGGACACGGCGGAGCCGGGCCCGGAACCGGTCGGCACGGACACCGGCCGGTCCGGCCCCGGGGCCGGACCGGACAGCGGTTCCCCCGCCGGGCCGGGGAGTTCGGTGCCGCCGCCGTCCGCCCCGGGCGACCTTCCCGAGCCGGGACGGGTGCCGCGGCCGGGCGCGTACTTCACCGGGCGCGAGGAGGAGCTGAGCCGACTGCGCGCCGCGCTCAAGGAAGGCGTCCGCGCCGCGCTGCTGCCGCAGGCCCTCTACGGACTCGGCGGCGTGGGCAAGACCCAGCTGGCGCTGGAGTACGTACGCCGGTACGCGGGCGACTACGAGCTGGTCTGGTGGGTGCAGGCCGAGCAGCCCGCCGTCATCCGCGGATCGCTCGCCGCCCTCGCCCCGCGCCTGGGCATCCCGAACGCCGACGCGCGGACCGCGGTCGACCAGGTGATCGCGGCACTGGAGTCCGGCCGGCCGGTGAAGCGCTGGCTGCTGGTCTTCGACAACGCGGGCTCCCCGGAGGAAGTGGAGCGCTACCTCCCGTACATGGCGGGGGTCCCGGACGGCCTGGGCCATGTGATCGTCACGTCAAGGAACTCCGGCTGGGCCGACTCCGTCCCGTCTCTGCGCGTCGACGTCTTCCCGCGGGGCGAGAGCGTGGAGTTCCTGCGCCGCCGCGCCCCGGGGATCTCCGACACGGAGGCCGCGCGGATGGCGCTCGCCCTCGGCGACCTGCCGCTCGCCCTGGAGCAGGCGGCGGCCATGAAGGTCAAGAGCGGCCTGACGGTCGACGAGTATCTGGACCTCCTGGAGACCCAGGGCGCCCGGGTGCGCCGGGAGAACGCCAGCACCGCACCCGGCACCCAGTCCGTGGCGGCGGTGTGGAAGGTCTCCATGCGCGACCTCCAGGAGCGCAACCCCGGCGCACTGGAACTCCTGCGGCTGCTGGCCTTCTTCGGCCCCGACCCGGTGCAGCAGTCCTTCCTGCACGACGCGCGGCTGCTGGGCTTCCCGGAGCCGCTGGCGTCACTGCTGCGGGACCGGATCGCCCGCAGCCGTGCCATCGCCGAGACCGGCCGCTACTCGCTGCTGACCACCGACGTCGGGACCGTACAGCTCCACCGCCTGCTGCGCAGCGTGCTCCAGGACGAGTTGACGGCGGAAGAGGCCGCCGAGATGCGGTTCCGGGTGCACCAGGCGCTCGTCGCCCACGACCCCGGCGACCCGCAGGCCGCAGGCAACTGGGAGAAGTACCAGGACCTGCTGCCGCACATCCGGCCCTCCGGCATGCTGGAGAGCGACGACCAGGAGGCCCGCTGGACGGTGCTCAACGTCGCCAGGTACCTCTTCGCCAAGGGCGACTTCCAGAGCAATATCGAGCTGTGCCAGGAGATCGTCCGCACCTGGACCGCGCGCCTGGGCGAGGACCACCTCCAGACCCTCGGCGCCAACCGCCGGCTCGCGGCGGCCCTGTGGGCGCAGGGTTCGTACGAGGAGGCCCGCGCCCTCAACCGGACCACCCTGGACCGCCTCCGTCGCACGGTCGGCGAGGACCACGAGGAGTCCCTTGCCCTGGCCGGGCTGGTGGCCGCGGACCTGCGGGTGACCGGCGAGTTCCGCGAGTCGCTGGAGCTGGACCGCAATGTCTTCGAGCACAGCGTCCGGCTCTACGGCAGGGACGACCCCGCCAGCCTGACCTCCGGCCACAACTACTCGGTCAGCCTGCGGATGAACGGCCGGTTCGCCGAGGCCTACGAACTCGACCGCAAGACCAACGAGATCTATCTGCGCTCGCTCGGGCCGGCGTCGCAACTGACGCTGCTGGCCGTCAACAACGTCGCGCGCGATCTGCGGGAGCTGGGCCGGTTCACGGAGTCGGTGGAACTCCAGGAGGGTACGGTCGCGCTGTACCGGCAGTTCTACGGCGACACCCATCCGCACACCCTGCGGGCGATCAAGAACCTCTCGGTGAGCTGCCGTAAGGCCGGCGACCGCGAGCGCGGACTGGAGCTGGAGCGGGAGGCCCTGGCGAACTACCGCGCGGTGCTGGGCGAGGACCACATGGACACCCTCGCCGCCCGCGCCAACATCGCCAACGACCTGCGGCTCACCGGCGATCCCGACGGCGCCCGGGAGGCCGGCGCCGACGCGCTCCGGGCCTACCGCTCGGTCCTGGGCCCGACGCACCCCTTCACGTATATCGCGGCCGTCAACCAGGCCGCGGCGCTGCGGGCGTCGGGGGAGTTCCTGGAGGCCAAGCGGCTGGACGAGGAGACGGTGGCGGGCCTGGTCGGCTCGCTGTGGGACGAGCACGTGTGGGTGCAGATCGCCCGGATCAACCTCGCCACGGGCCTGTCCGCGTCCGGTGATCCGGCCGCGGCGGCGGTCCTCGGCAGGCGGGCGGCGGAAGTCCTGGAGGCCCAGTACGGCAACAGCCACCCGCACACGCTCGCGGCCCTGCGCAATCTCGCCCTCGACCTGGAGGAGACCGGCGACCAGGAGGGGTCCGAGGACCTGCTGATGAAGGTACGCCGCCGCTACCGGACGACGCTCGGCGACCAGCACCCGGAGACGCGGAACGCGCTGGCGGGGCTGCGCGCGGAGTGCGACCTGGAGCCGCCGCCGATCTGA
- a CDS encoding aKG-HExxH-type peptide beta-hydroxylase, whose product MNARSRTFTPLEFPRQALDALGAGGGGPQAFALLRSARRSRNLLLLRALRERARAAEPDGGGGRVPAYLEDGLDLLRTVQAHAPAVFDAVMDDPMTGAWLGCWARGGPSAETAAEAASLAAAAAHRAGLRFRIEVPVRSGAVMLPGLGLALPPGAVDTAEVTGDGAHCRVDGPAGGVRVPEGDLATRDGDGWYGLRRVRCVAEGRTWTFRLDSLNPFRLGHDPVEPRPLDAEEAARWEAELGAAWRLLVSRHPARADEVREVVSSVVPLRGEGPAVDGRGGWLSATLGDAVGLVALAPHPGTRTLAAGLVHEVQHSKLCALLDLVDLLESPPGTRCYSPWREEPRPPSALLQGAYAFMAVAAFWRDETAAVRAGVAPVSGTAPGPLPAATQEKAPDDPASATSAPIGLPPQAGPGAPLVAAAEAPADASPETRFAHRYRQARAAVAELDASDWPTGDGRRFLTAMRRTLDSWKDTAPGPRHLNRAVVGAAEHRVRWRLRHLPQPRPAVELLVSARAAGRPAPVAAAALLRAPGTLPPDCWELPAAPPPPDTAGTAAELEALLSVPDAGGPEQWARLAAAALLLADDRAPALAAMPELVRAVHTALGPAAGQPAPGARGSGPVGAGTAWSPLDLAHWLLPVVAAYPSAPGA is encoded by the coding sequence ATGAACGCGCGGAGCCGGACCTTCACCCCGCTGGAGTTCCCCCGGCAGGCGCTGGACGCGCTCGGGGCGGGCGGCGGCGGTCCGCAGGCGTTCGCGCTGCTGCGCTCGGCGCGCCGCAGCCGCAATCTGCTGCTGTTGCGGGCCCTGCGCGAACGGGCCCGCGCGGCGGAGCCGGACGGTGGCGGCGGGCGGGTGCCGGCGTATCTGGAGGACGGCCTCGATCTGCTGCGGACCGTACAGGCGCACGCGCCCGCGGTGTTCGACGCGGTCATGGACGACCCGATGACCGGTGCCTGGCTGGGCTGTTGGGCGCGGGGCGGCCCGTCGGCGGAGACCGCCGCGGAGGCGGCGTCGCTGGCCGCCGCGGCCGCGCACCGGGCGGGGCTGCGCTTCCGGATCGAAGTCCCCGTACGTTCCGGCGCGGTGATGCTGCCCGGACTGGGGCTGGCGCTCCCGCCGGGCGCGGTGGACACGGCCGAGGTGACCGGCGACGGCGCGCACTGCCGGGTGGACGGTCCGGCTGGCGGCGTACGCGTACCGGAAGGGGACCTTGCGACCCGGGACGGCGACGGCTGGTACGGGCTGCGCCGGGTGCGCTGTGTCGCGGAAGGTCGGACCTGGACGTTCCGTCTTGACTCGCTGAACCCCTTCCGGCTCGGCCACGATCCGGTGGAGCCCCGCCCGCTGGACGCCGAGGAGGCCGCCCGGTGGGAAGCCGAACTCGGCGCGGCCTGGCGGTTGTTGGTCAGCCGTCACCCGGCGCGGGCCGACGAGGTCCGGGAGGTGGTGAGTTCGGTGGTGCCGCTGCGCGGGGAGGGTCCTGCGGTCGACGGGCGCGGCGGCTGGCTGAGCGCGACCCTCGGCGACGCGGTGGGTCTGGTCGCGCTGGCCCCGCACCCCGGCACCCGGACGCTGGCGGCGGGGCTGGTGCACGAGGTCCAGCACTCCAAGCTGTGCGCGCTTCTGGACCTCGTCGACCTGCTGGAATCCCCGCCCGGTACGCGCTGTTACTCGCCCTGGCGCGAGGAACCGCGCCCGCCCTCGGCCCTTCTCCAGGGCGCGTACGCCTTCATGGCGGTGGCCGCGTTCTGGCGGGACGAGACGGCGGCCGTACGGGCCGGGGTGGCGCCGGTCTCCGGTACGGCGCCGGGCCCGCTGCCGGCGGCCACGCAGGAGAAGGCTCCCGACGACCCGGCCTCAGCGACGAGCGCGCCGATCGGGCTCCCGCCGCAGGCCGGGCCCGGGGCTCCGCTGGTCGCGGCGGCCGAAGCCCCGGCCGACGCGTCGCCGGAGACGCGGTTCGCGCACCGGTACCGGCAGGCACGCGCGGCCGTCGCCGAACTCGACGCGTCCGACTGGCCGACCGGGGACGGCCGACGGTTCCTGACGGCGATGCGGCGCACTCTCGACTCCTGGAAGGACACCGCGCCGGGCCCTCGGCACCTGAACCGGGCGGTGGTCGGCGCGGCGGAGCACCGGGTGCGCTGGCGGCTGCGCCATCTGCCGCAGCCCCGGCCGGCGGTGGAACTCCTCGTCTCGGCACGGGCGGCGGGCCGGCCGGCCCCGGTGGCGGCGGCCGCGCTGCTGCGGGCGCCCGGCACTCTCCCCCCGGACTGCTGGGAACTCCCCGCCGCGCCGCCGCCCCCGGACACCGCGGGGACTGCGGCGGAGCTCGAAGCCCTGCTGAGCGTGCCGGACGCGGGCGGCCCCGAGCAGTGGGCAAGGCTGGCCGCCGCCGCGCTGCTGCTGGCCGACGACCGCGCTCCGGCGCTGGCGGCGATGCCCGAACTCGTCCGGGCCGTGCACACCGCGCTCGGGCCCGCAGCGGGTCAACCGGCGCCGGGGGCGCGGGGATCGGGGCCGGTGGGAGCGGGGACGGCCTGGTCGCCGCTGGACCTCGCGCACTGGCTCCTGCCGGTCGTGGCGGCCTACCCGAGCGCGCCGGGCGCCTGA
- a CDS encoding FxsB family cyclophane-forming radical SAM/SPASM peptide maturase, translated as MTVTGAPPYWPDEALDVPALRAAGLRALPFQEFLLKVQSSCNLACDYCYVYRAGDESWRTQPRSMSAETAELACRRIADHVRTHGLRSVRVILHGGEPLLVGPAFIDGLVRRLRALLPETTRAEFTIQTNGTLIDDAVLELCHTHGIRLGVSLDGDRAVHDLHRRSPGGAGSYDAVARVLARLGDDRHRPLWAGLLCTVDITTDPAAVYGHLLSFRPPAIDLLLPLANWGRPPLGRTDDPERVPYADWLRVVFDLWYHAPAQPTRMPFFEGIVDLLLGGRSGVESVGGGPARLVVIETDGTLTQSDLLKTAYPGAPWTGSDLRHDALDSLLDHPGFVARQLGPDGLCEECRACPVVRVCGGGLYAHRYRPGSGFHHPSVYSPDMRALITHISRTVSGDFARLDGGPGR; from the coding sequence ATGACGGTGACGGGGGCACCGCCGTACTGGCCGGACGAGGCCCTGGACGTCCCGGCCCTGCGCGCGGCCGGTCTGCGGGCGCTGCCGTTCCAGGAGTTCCTGCTCAAGGTGCAGAGCAGCTGCAATCTGGCCTGCGACTACTGCTACGTGTACCGCGCGGGCGACGAGAGCTGGCGTACGCAGCCGCGCAGCATGTCGGCGGAGACGGCGGAGCTGGCCTGCCGCCGTATCGCCGACCATGTCAGGACCCATGGCCTGCGGTCGGTCCGTGTCATCCTGCACGGCGGTGAACCGCTGCTGGTGGGACCGGCGTTCATCGACGGCCTGGTCCGCCGGCTGCGCGCGCTGCTGCCGGAGACCACCAGGGCCGAGTTCACCATCCAGACCAACGGCACGCTGATCGACGACGCCGTACTGGAGTTGTGCCACACGCACGGCATTCGGCTCGGCGTCAGTCTGGACGGCGACCGGGCGGTCCACGACCTGCACCGCCGTTCCCCGGGAGGGGCCGGCAGCTACGACGCCGTGGCCCGGGTGCTCGCGCGGCTGGGCGACGACCGCCACCGCCCGCTGTGGGCCGGGCTGTTGTGCACGGTCGACATCACCACCGACCCGGCGGCCGTCTACGGCCATCTGCTCTCCTTCCGTCCGCCCGCGATCGATCTGCTGCTGCCGCTCGCCAACTGGGGCCGCCCGCCGCTCGGTCGTACGGACGATCCCGAACGGGTGCCGTACGCCGACTGGTTACGCGTGGTCTTCGACCTCTGGTACCACGCGCCCGCGCAGCCGACCCGGATGCCCTTCTTCGAGGGGATCGTCGATCTGCTGCTCGGGGGCAGAAGCGGCGTCGAGAGCGTGGGCGGCGGCCCGGCCCGGCTGGTGGTGATCGAGACCGACGGGACGCTGACCCAGTCCGACCTGCTCAAGACGGCGTACCCGGGGGCGCCGTGGACCGGGAGCGATCTGCGCCACGACGCCCTGGACAGCCTGCTCGACCATCCCGGCTTCGTCGCACGGCAGTTGGGCCCGGACGGCCTGTGCGAGGAGTGCCGGGCCTGCCCGGTCGTACGGGTCTGCGGCGGCGGGCTGTACGCCCATCGCTACCGGCCCGGCTCGGGGTTCCACCATCCTTCGGTCTACTCCCCCGACATGAGGGCGCTGATCACCCACATCTCCCGTACGGTCAGCGGCGACTTCGCCCGGCTCGACGGCGGACCGGGCCGGTGA
- the fxsA gene encoding FxSxx-COOH cyclophane-containing RiPP peptide codes for MNGEQGEFASSLPDLTDIPLDEILHSTDSALAHALRRVLQQAAGAESPISAYQSGAQFFPPDDDG; via the coding sequence ATGAACGGGGAACAGGGGGAGTTCGCGTCGTCGCTGCCCGATCTGACGGACATTCCCTTGGACGAGATCCTGCACAGCACCGACAGCGCGCTCGCCCACGCGCTGCGGCGGGTGCTCCAGCAGGCGGCGGGCGCGGAGTCGCCGATCTCCGCCTATCAGTCGGGGGCGCAGTTCTTCCCTCCTGACGACGACGGCTGA
- a CDS encoding chloride channel protein: MLGSAQDGPDQTGSRGRGSSAEPERRGLRLSSRSATAGGGGRGAPAAGGGGRRWLPGRGASADGGGGRGASADGDRRWLPSGPAGGPGDTLPRWIVLALLIGAVAGLGAVALYELVHWGTEWLLGDIGGYRPYGTTAKGVLEHSHSSSRPWAVPLVAGAGALLASVLVVRFAPEASGHGTDAAIEAAHHRPLSMRAQVPFVKLVASALTIGAGGSGGTEGPAAQISASFGSIIARRARLTPGQARTAVVIGLAAGVGAVFRAPLGGALLGAELLYRRDADPAVLPKALLASAAGFVTFGACLGFGTFFGPHAVTSFGGLRGFLPLALVGLLAGAAGRLYAFCFYWVHEHVEPVARTTVRRLLFPTVGALMVGGLGLLVPGVLGTGYGLMQALTQRQVLLDLSPWVLVAVPLAKIVATSVSVGSGGSGGIFGPCLVVGAGVGAVVWRLFEPTGLVPHSPLACVVVGMAACLGPVARAPLAVLVMAVETVGDASLLAPGIVGVLCASVVVGRTTLYRSQVERRGDGPVLDGGALLEVADGGSAGGPGTPPGAGGGRVVAAGPIVAAAHSIPAEAPEDVRPPQQRGTEPEDAR; encoded by the coding sequence ATGTTGGGCAGCGCTCAGGACGGGCCGGACCAGACCGGCAGCCGCGGACGCGGGTCGTCGGCGGAGCCCGAGCGGCGGGGCTTACGGCTCTCGTCGAGGTCGGCGACGGCCGGCGGTGGTGGGCGCGGGGCGCCGGCCGCGGGCGGTGGTGGGCGCAGATGGCTGCCGGGCCGCGGGGCGTCTGCTGACGGTGGTGGTGGGCGCGGGGCGTCGGCCGACGGCGATCGCAGGTGGCTGCCCAGCGGGCCGGCGGGCGGGCCCGGTGACACGCTTCCCCGCTGGATCGTCCTCGCGCTGCTGATCGGCGCGGTCGCGGGGCTGGGCGCGGTGGCGCTCTACGAGCTGGTGCACTGGGGCACCGAGTGGCTGCTCGGCGACATCGGCGGCTACCGCCCCTACGGCACCACCGCCAAGGGAGTTCTGGAACACTCGCACTCCTCCAGCCGCCCCTGGGCGGTCCCGCTGGTCGCCGGGGCGGGGGCGCTGCTCGCGTCGGTCCTGGTGGTGCGGTTCGCGCCGGAGGCGAGCGGGCACGGCACGGACGCCGCGATCGAGGCGGCCCACCACCGGCCGCTGAGCATGCGCGCCCAGGTCCCCTTCGTGAAGCTGGTCGCCTCCGCGCTGACCATCGGAGCCGGCGGATCGGGCGGTACGGAGGGCCCGGCCGCCCAGATCTCGGCGTCCTTCGGCTCGATCATCGCCCGCCGGGCCCGGCTCACCCCCGGGCAGGCCCGTACCGCCGTGGTCATCGGTCTGGCGGCGGGCGTGGGCGCGGTGTTCCGGGCACCGCTCGGCGGCGCCCTGCTCGGCGCGGAACTCCTCTACCGGCGTGACGCCGACCCGGCCGTCCTGCCCAAGGCCCTGCTCGCCTCGGCCGCGGGGTTCGTCACCTTCGGCGCCTGTCTGGGCTTCGGCACCTTCTTCGGCCCGCACGCGGTTACCTCTTTCGGGGGACTGCGGGGGTTTCTGCCGCTGGCCCTGGTGGGCCTGCTCGCGGGCGCGGCCGGGCGCCTGTACGCCTTCTGCTTCTACTGGGTGCACGAGCACGTCGAGCCCGTCGCCCGGACCACGGTCCGCCGGCTGCTGTTCCCCACGGTGGGGGCCCTGATGGTCGGCGGCCTCGGCCTGCTGGTCCCCGGTGTGCTCGGCACCGGCTACGGGCTGATGCAGGCGCTGACGCAGCGCCAGGTCCTGCTGGACCTGTCCCCGTGGGTGCTGGTGGCCGTGCCGCTGGCGAAGATCGTGGCGACGTCCGTGTCGGTCGGCTCGGGCGGCTCAGGCGGGATCTTCGGCCCCTGCCTGGTGGTGGGGGCGGGCGTGGGGGCCGTCGTCTGGCGGCTGTTCGAGCCGACCGGCCTGGTGCCGCACAGCCCGCTGGCCTGCGTGGTCGTGGGGATGGCCGCGTGCCTGGGCCCGGTGGCGCGGGCGCCGCTGGCCGTGCTGGTGATGGCGGTGGAGACGGTCGGCGACGCGTCGCTGCTCGCGCCCGGCATCGTCGGCGTGCTGTGCGCGAGCGTGGTGGTCGGGCGTACGACGCTGTACCGGAGCCAGGTGGAGCGGCGGGGGGACGGGCCGGTCCTGGACGGTGGGGCGCTTTTGGAGGTGGCGGACGGGGGTTCTGCCGGGGGCCCGGGTACGCCGCCGGGGGCTGGCGGCGGGCGGGTTGTGGCCGCGGGGCCGATCGTGGCCGCCGCGCACTCGATCCCGGCCGAGGCGCCCGAGGATGTGCGGCCGCCGCAGCAGCGCGGTACCGAGCCGGAGGACGCCAGGTGA